The Sander vitreus isolate 19-12246 chromosome 10, sanVit1, whole genome shotgun sequence genome contains the following window.
TGATTCGCAGGCCATTTTACATAACAAGCCTTTGTGAGACTAAATCAATCATGCATTTCGAATGATCAATGCTGAACAACAGATACCGTGGTGTGCATTCGGTAAAGACATTAAAGAGCCACTACCCTAATGAGAGCAATCAGAAACCTGAACATCTTGGATTGATTGACGTCACTCACAGGCAAAGTTAGAGAACGAGAAACTGTCAGATTTGGATGCAGATATCGCTTCAAGCCTGCATGTGCAGGAGTGTTGAAATAAAGAGCCGTTTCTCCATTTCAAAGTTCTGTTACCGCCAGCAAGCGTCACTATATTCAGAAAATCTTCAAACCATGactgagaaggaaaaaaaacttttgagcaAAATAAGTGAGCTGTGGAGACGTCTTAtcttggaaaaaaatataacacCGCCTTGGGCATCCATCATGTTTACATCATCAACTGTGCCATCTACAATACACTAATGAAAGACGATGAAATCATTTCTCATTTgcaaggaaaaagaagaaaatgtgaaatgaatTTCACTGCCACAACCTTGTTCTGTAGCATCGCCTGTATCAGGTTGCCTATCAATTATACTCCGTATGTAGCCAAACAACTAAACACAATAAGTTAcagaagaagaagttacagACTCACAGCTGGGAGCTATCGAGCAtgaagaagaataaaaataaaaaaaagtctacttTCCAACAGCATACTCTGAATAATACAGGGCATGCCAATAATTGGGCATTGCAGGACTGGTGACAGAGAGCAAGTTAAAACTTTCTAAATTAAGGAAGGTAAGACACCATCCTTACCAGGTTTTTGGAAACTGCAGCAAAACAGAGtgaaaggaagagaggaggcTGGATGAGAAGGATCTCTGGCAGCTGGGTCAAACAAAGGACAGGACAAACCTGTTTCAGCCTGTTTAACACAGACCCCGGGTCAGCTGCCCTTCACCCCCAGACACTGACAAGCCTTCTGGGACCCCAACAACTCGCAAACACACATCCTGGTCATCACAGCGGCCCCGGCGCCACTCCCTTGCTGTGCTGCCCTACAGGCCTGTGGCACTGACTCCTCAAACACCTCTCAGAGGTTTGTCTGGCTGCACCTCCCTCTGGTGAAGGTTGCAGGTGCAAATTAGAGTACATCCTCTACAGCTGCTTATTCCCACCTGGAGCGGCCTGGATCATGTTTTCTTGACATTTTCACTGCTTTTAACATCATCCTCCCCCTCCTGCTCAGTGTGATGCAGGCGCACAACTCCTGCATCACAGACTGTGCAGACAGGAGGGgggtgttatttttatttatttttgccttAAAGAGACGCACATTAGAGTTTTGGACAGACACCCCAATATTCCCATTATATTTTTAGCTTCCTCTCCTGTGGGATGCATCGACCTGAGCAATGAGGAAAGTAGGAGTTTGTTGGCAGCTCAACATCCGACAGGGAAACGAGCAGTTCTTGATTTAGAGTGAGCAAGAAGCCACTGACACATGTCACCCTCCACAGCGTGGAGGTAAAAGTGATGCAGCTCTGCAAGAACCTGGATGTGACAACTGACAAAATGTGAAACAATGGTGGCACATGTCTGAGAGGGCAGGAGGCACAGCTTTTCTACAGGTAAACAAGCTCGGTCATCTCTTGTTTCTTATTAGGCATAATGTGAAGAAAACTACAATGTTGCAATTAATGTATAGAGGCTATAGTTGTTGTGGCATGTTGAAAGTAATATTTTTCACTTAAACTATTACACACATTCTTTGTTTGCCACTGTCCGGTGACTGTTATCTGCTGGAATGTCTCCACATGGTTTTGGTGGCTGACTCCTGCCAATGTGACAGATTTGACATTAAGTGCAAGATGAGCGTCTGCTTGCTGTGTGGATACACTTATTGGCACAGACCAACTAGTTAGGActagtttagttttagtcacTTTATATAGTCAATTGTTTAATGATTATATAATTGGTAATACTGCCAAGTATCATTTAATTACCAATGAAAAAATTATAGCCTTAACCTAATTTCCATTTTCAGTTTTCTGTATGTGAAAAAAATACCCATTTCCATTTGTTTTGTGACTTACTCGTTTCTTTAAAATAGCATCAACTATCTAGTCTCCTGCTGctattaaatacattatttctttaaaccacagTATGCAAGGCAGAGCACTTCTCATTCACGTTGCTATCACAACCCATTAGGCAGCATCACCTCAAACATCCCACAATTTTCTGCTGGCCACCTAAAGgcaaaagtacattttgtacCTTGCCTACAGACAACATACGTTTTGAATTGTTTCcagttgtcattttttttacacatctaAATGCGATACATGGTGCCTAACTAACAATATACTGGTATTGATGAAAAGTTATTTTACATAAAAGTCTAGTGTGCAACTTTCCCTTAGATCTTTTCTCTCCTATAAAAAGGCCACTCTAGTGAGTAAGTAaagtgtatttatatagcacctatTACAGAcggagtcacaaagtgcttcacaggcaaaataaataaatacgtttgtacattaaaacaaatcGATAATCATAAAAAGCACAATTAATCACAGTAAATCACAGTCAAACACTACTCTACTGCAGCAATTACTCTGCTGACCTCTAAATATGATAATGTTGGTCTTTTTATGAGGTTTTAAATACTCTCTAATCCAATACTAAAGGCCTCACTGTGAACCTCTGCATTTTATGATTTTGTATTGCGTTGTGTGTTGTAcccatttgttgttgttatgctTGACTGCACAACGGTCTTCTCTCTGAGGCAAGAAAAGTAAACCTTGAAGCCTGATCTGCTTCAACATAATCCTTTTTGTTCAGTACACTATAGAAAGTGTTGTGACTCAGCTAAAGAAAGAGAAGTAAGAGAAGGAATAGTTGAATATCAAGAGATTTATCCTTAAATAGtgaataaacacaaagaaaataagCACAGAAGAAAGGACAGAGAAGCAAGAGCTGCTTTTTTTgagatgttttatatttttgatgacagcagaaaaaaacaaaaagtacagattcatcttccttttctttcttaatgGTTGGAGAAGCCTACgagatgaggggggggggggaaatcacaAATGAAAACTCTAAAGGATGAAGAACTCAAATGGAAACAGAGAGATAGTgatagagagacacagacagagatcaAAGGAGGGTCTGAACTTCACAATCAAAGAAGAATAAACAGAAAGGCGCTTCCCACTGCTGAGACCCCCCTTCCCACCTTCCCACCGCTTAACTCCAAGTAACACAGTGTAAAATGGAAAACAGGGCCACAGACACAGTGGTCCACAGTGATGTCAACAATCATCAAGTCAGAGATTCAGAGGGAGATCTTACACTTAGGCTCAGTATGCAAGGTTCAACTTTGGGCTTTGTCATCTAGGCTTTGTTTCTTCAATTTTTGGttcacttttcttttgttctctCCCAAACTTTTATTTCACCCCCATCTGTATCTGAAAGAGGAATTTGTTAACTGCCATTGGACGGTCGGCTATCTTCGTCGTCTTTGTCACGTAGTCGTTGCGGTGTGGCTATCGCTAGCAGGCTCTGCATCCCATGGCGTCTAGGATGCCGCTCAGGATTTGATATTGAGGGCACGAGCAGACCTGTCGTGGTGCCAATCCCTCAGACGGGCATAGCGGGGGCTCTGAATCTCAGTGAGGAACTTTTCCCTGATCGCAAGCAACAGATATATGAAACAGAGATAGACAGGAAGGAAATAGATTGTAGAggagagaataaataaataaagaaagaaagaaagagagcaggagagagcaGAACGTGgagtacacacacaaaaggtgAAACAGtagcagagaaataaaacaggTGAAACACCAAAGACAAAATAAGGATATCAAAAAGGTCTGGAAGGCAAATGAAAGTGAAGGAATAGTTTCACAGTTTGGGAGATATGCTTATacactttcttgccaagagttaggaGGAGAAAATCATATTggtttgttaaatatgaagctacagccaacaGCCAGTTGCTTAGCTTAgtacaaagactggaaacggctCGCCTGGCTCTGTCGGGAGGTAACAacatccacctaccagcacatCTTAAGCTCACTTATTTTACCATACAAAAGCCAAAGTGTGAAAATAACACATTATGGTTTCAAGGGCCGTTATGGGTTGTACAATTTCTTAGCGGGGCACAGTCTGCagagtctctgctggttgcctggaAATCTCTCGATGATGACAGAGACTCCAGGGAGTTAATGTGCTCTGCTGAGAAATAGTCCATTGGTGGACAGACCTTTGGACAGAGACaggttagctgtttcccctgtttccagtcattATGCTAAGTTAAGCTAACCGGCGGCTGGCCTATTAGCTGGAGTACAGACATGAAGATGGTATACATCTTCCCATCTATCTCACAGCTAGAAAGCCAAGAAGCGAATTTGCCCAATGTTGAAcaattccttaaaaaaaaaaaaaaaaaagtacgcCATGTTACAGATAAGATGACTGTTCAAATAACACAAAGGCTGTACAAACCACACCACACATGCCAGTATTTAAAGCAGCAAAATTCCAATaacaactaaaaaactaaaaggaAGGTTTCCTAAGGAAGATTTCTAAAATAATTGCCAAACTGAAgcttccacacacaaacacacaaacacttgtgACGGAGGAGGACGACATGTATTCAAATCAATGATGCTCAAGCTTTTACCTGGACCTCTTCATGATTTCATCATCTGGGTCCTGCACTGAGAGATccaggagacacacacattaGCATGCCTTACTGATAAAGACGGTGCTTGTCATAGACAAATAGTCAAACAGCTGATCCTGTGGAAACCCAAAGTAAGTAATAGTATACATTAAATGTTGCCGTTCCTACACAGCCCTTTGTTGTAATAAACATGTAGATCTGTTTGTCAGACTAGttagtcattaaaaaaaattaaaaaaatcactgTCATTGAAGACAGCAGCGACCTGACAGTTGAGGCCCCTCTACACAGCCGAAAAAACGGACACAACCGTTATCCACCTTTCCTGTGTCACTTACTCTGCTGTCACTCGCACCGATAGTCACTATGATTGGATCACAGCAGATCAACTGTTCAGTCACAGGCCAGCACCTACACCTCATCGTGACTACCAGAGAAGCCCACCCCTAACCCATCCCTCTCTGTTGTCTCACTCCCGAGTATGCCAGACCTGGTCCCCGACTTACTGAAGTCGGTGCCTGTGAGCTGGGCCAGGATGCGGAAGGAGCGGGACTGGGTGGTGCCGGTGCGGGGCTGCCAGTCTTCAGTGTCCTGGATCAGCCTCTTCTTGCTGCGGTCGTTGGGGATAAAATAGGGCAGGTTGTCCATCCTGAGGCcgtgcctacacacacacacacacacccccccagcagcagcaggcgcaGTTAACACAATCCCATCTAGGGACTACCCACTCACACCAACCCAGCTAATCAGGTGAACAGATCATGCAATACCTAATGCTCAGCATCACGGTCACACAATAAGCAGGCTAATGGACATCCATTACTTAGATTTCTCATGGGCACACTGTAGAGGCTCATAAATGGACATTACCACATTAGAGCTCAAATTTAAAACTCTCATTATTAGAATCGATGGGAGAAACCCTGGCAGTGGCTGGTCTAGTTTGTGGaatgttttattacatattAAAGCTTTTATTTGGATCGACAACTCAAGAAGCAGcacaaaaaaaattgcttttCATTTCCAACATATTGCTTTAACAGGGTTGCAGGTTAACTGCAGCATGCATTTATCAAAAAGAAAGAGGATAAAGATGAATGTTACTAATGAACTGGCTTTGTACGTTGCATCTCTGTTCTGTAAACTGTATCTGAATTTGCCCAAGAGTTTTAGCTCTCTCTCATATCTAGCCTGGCCACATTAACCTAATAAGCTGACAAACCAGCCTGCAAACAGCTGGCCCTTACTTGGACTCTTGGTACACGTCATCAAAGTAAGTTGCTTCACCCCTGTAGAATAGACCAAAGACCACATAAAGACAGATTATATTAAGTTAATAGAGGAGAGACAGACGATAGAGGGAAAATTAATAAATAGTAAAAGCTTTTAGACATTATGTTTCTAGTTTTGTCCTgattgcaaataaaaaacaaaaactgtccaAGATGAGTGAGATGGTAAATGATTCCGTTTAACTGGTGAATTACGAGGAAATAGTTGCATGGATTGTagtagagcagtggttcccaacctggagATAGAGacccccacaatgcattgcaataTAAACCTGAGGATCAAGATATGTTTATGTTGTTAGACTTTCCTCTAGGGGTGTGCAAGTGCACCCCTACTTTCCTCTAatctatggctttttttttcttgtaaattatttgatcattttaagttattcaaatataaaattgttatttgtatttatttttaaataacaattGCTCACAACCAGTAAACATATGCAACCAGTGAGGGGTTACAGGCACACGAAAAGAGGTCACaaggttggaaaccactgtAATAAAGGATGGGAATTACTGAGTGTGAATGACAATTTAAAAAGGCAAACAAGCAAACATTTTGTCTGGACTATTAAGACAAAAAGATATACTAACTTCTCAAGAGTTTCCATCTGCGGCGTtaagagaaaagaggaaaacagaaaatgagagaaagagGTCAGAGTTCAGCCTTGTGTTAAACAGAAGGAAATCCAGAACATGTCAATATATGGCAGAGAGGTTGTACACAACAAAAGAACAAGTGCTGCAGAATGCAAAAATCATGCACGAGACATGCTGCTATTATCAACAAGCTCTGTGAGAAAGACAGCATTGTTTCTCTGTCAAATCATCTATTGTCCCCCTGTCCCAAAATGACTCCGTCAATTTGGCACAAACCCTTTGCCCAACACTCCGCTCACCCATGTGCACAAATGCTTTACGATTATGTAAATGGCTGTAGcatttgccaaaaaaaaacaaaaaaactaaaaacaaaaacacacttaacCTGATTCCTTGTGCCACCGCAGCTAGTAAACACTTTCTTGCGCTCTGAAACCCCgtcaacaacaataataaatgcCACAGCATTGACGCATCATGATGTCAGAGAAAGTCTGTACAAACAACATCACACAAAAAATGTTTCAATCCAACAGGCCTAGGCACATTAGACATATGCTGCTTGCATCGAACGGTTTACTGTCCAGAGAGATCCAACAATGTTTTCATCAAAAGTGAGCCGACAGTTATAATTGGGCTCTATTCTTCCCAAAAATGGCTGGAGGAATGGGTTTCAGCCATGTGCAAAGAAACCTCACAACCATGATGAGGCCTCTCAAGAGTAAACAAGTATGGCTGCTTAAATAATCCAGAACCAGGGCAgtaaaagcttctttttttttttaaggagtgAGGCTTAATACAGCGACAGGCCACATCTCACCAATGGCTGCAGTCAGACCAGGCAACCACTACCATGACCCAAATTACAGGAACCAGACTGGCCTATCCTACATCATTTCATGCCATACTGCCACTTTCTggatcatttaaaatgtgttttgatcCATTCCTGGAATCCTTGTAAAaactgaaacaaataaaaaaaagggtaaaaTAAAAACTGGAGGATTCTGACAATTATTCTATGTAATTATAGCAGCAAGACTCTGATCATGGGAGCATAAACTTTCTTTTCAATACACGGCAGAGATGATAGCAGCATTACAACAGCTTGAAAACAATCAACTCTGAAACCAAGTTACTATTTTTTCTTCAATAATTTACAACCAAAAGATCAGAAGCCAAATCTATCATCAAAGGAGACACTGAAGATTCACTTTACTGGACTTAAAAATGTTGCCATTTCTTTGCAACATACGACTCACTGGAAAAGCAAGATACAAGTAATAATCAGTCAATAACTTATCTGTTGAAATCAGTTCAATTGAAAATTGAGTCGTTTTGCAAGAAAATATACATTGCTCAAAGCTCAAAAGgtcttaccacacacacacactaaaataaaaGATATGCCGGGCCTTAAACCTGTGACCGATTATTGACACAACCTTCACTAATCTCTGTAAAACGGTTATCATTCAATAACTTCCACTGTTTAGGTCTAATAGCTGGAGGAAACCAGCATGAATTGCATATGTCAGCTAAATATCCCTTGCTATGCTGCTAACAAAGTGTTTGCTTTGATGTGTATGATGAAGGCCAACAAGATCATTCGGGTCCTTTTGACAAAAAGGTTTGACGACCTCCTCCTTTTCCCCCCAAAATTATTCTATGGCCAGAGTCTAAGTTTATACAAAAGTTATCATATGCCTGCTGTCTTGTTTGTTACATTGTTGGCAGACATTGGAGTAATTAAGTACATCTTAGCAGTGAGTCAGCATTCATTTTCTTACATTTATCCTTTATGGAAGGTTTCCTAAAATCTGTCACACAATGTTGACAATACACTGAAGTCAATTCTTAACATACTGCGGTTTGGAAATCCTGAAGGAGTCGTTTTCTCACTGGTGTAAAACCAGAATAATGAGACGTCAGAACCATTAAACCACATTAGTCACATTGTGATTCCGAAGGGAATAGTGTTTCTTAATCCACCTACCCATTCTGTGGCTGCTGCATACTGGCACGGCCCTGTGAGCTCTGGGTGTTAAGTTTAGGGGAGTAGGCCACAGGTTTAATAGCAGGTCCTGAGTTGGCACTAGCACCTGCTGTAAATGGCCTCGCCATCTTGTTAATGGTTGTGCTGGGGGCAAAGGAGTACTTTGGCTGAACAGAAGCCGGAGAAAACGAGTCCTATGGGGGTGTgggagagggagacagtgcAGCACAGCACACAACATGCGGTTAGACATTTTTGACACACACTGAAAGTTCTTTCTGCTGTTGCACAATCCCAAGCTTTATATTAAGCAAGCTTCCAACTTCAGGAGAAGCTCTG
Protein-coding sequences here:
- the pdlim7 gene encoding PDZ and LIM domain protein 7 isoform X4, whose translation is MSGEHSEGQEAMNVYSVTLSGPAPWGFRLQGGKDFSMPLTVSRLTPAGKAAQAGVGVGDWVVSISGTNAEDMTHVEAQNKIRAATDSLTLTLSKAFNAGGDQKMETLEKGEATYFDDVYQESKHGLRMDNLPYFIPNDRSKKRLIQDTEDWQPRTGTTQSRSFRILAQLTGTDFMQDPDDEIMKRSREKFLTEIQSPRYARLRDWHHDRSARALNIKS